A genomic region of Pyrus communis chromosome 14, drPyrComm1.1, whole genome shotgun sequence contains the following coding sequences:
- the LOC137715436 gene encoding deoxypodophyllotoxin synthase-like, translated as MDSLTLPKLPTIDFSVDVLKSGSSSWLSTSQKVRYALEEYGGFVAQYDQISEQLLNDIFGQAKDLFEVPLENKVKSVSKEPYRGYIGPNHLMPLYEGIAIDNVTSPEETQKFKNLMWPDGKSNFCETTDSFAQLLSELEHKVEQMLFESYGAEKQYESVASANSHLLRFLKYNKPEEADRTTLRFASHTDKNFTTIVVQHDVGGLEVKTKDGVWISVESVPSQFVFLAGDGLQVWSNDRIKACHHRVKHCGDKTRYSLGLFTFNNGIIQVPQELVDERHPLLYNPLDSLEYIRFYSRGEARNSVSPVNTFCGVTNSAA; from the exons ATGGACTCGTTAACACTTCCAAAGCTTCCTACCATCGATTTCTCCGTCGATGTCTTGAAGTCTGGCTCAAGTTCTTGGCTGTCGACCTCCCAAAAAGTCCGGTATGCACTCGAAGAGTACGGTGGCTTCGTGGCGCAGTACGATCAAATTTCTGAACAACTTCTGAACGATATCTTTGGCCAGGCCAAAGATTTGTTTGAGGTTCCTTTGGAAAACAAAGTGAAGAGCGTTAGTAAAGAACCATATCGTGGGTATATTGGACCGAACCACCTTATGCCACTCTATGAAGGTATCGCCATTGATAATGTCACATCTCCAGAAGAAACTCAGAAGTTCAAAAATCTCATGTGGCCCGATGGAAAGAGCAATTTCTG TGAAACTACAGATTCATTTGCCCAATTACTATCAGAGTTGGAGCACAAAGTGGAACAAATGCTATTCGAAAGCTATGGAGCAGAAAAGCAGTACGAGTCTGTTGCTAGTGCCAACAGCCACCTTCTTAGATTCCTCAAGTATAACAAACCAGAGGAAGCTGATCGTACAACCTTGAGATTTGCGAGCCATACAGACAAGAACTTCACCACCATCGTCGTTCAGCACGACGTTGGTGGTTTGGAGGTTAAAAcaaaggatggtgtttggattagcgTTGAGTCGGTACCTTCACAGTTCGTGTTCTTGGCCGGTGATGGATTGCAG GTATGGAGCAACGATAGAATAAAAGCTTGTCATCATCGAGTGAAGCATTGTGGAGACAAGACGAGGTACTCACTAGGGTTGTTTACATTCAACAACGGAATAATACAAGTACCACAAGAACTGGTGGACGAGAGGCACCCACTGCTCTATAACCCACTTGACAGTCTTGAGTATATAAGGTTTTACAGTAGGGGTGAGGCCAGGAACTCAGTCTCTCCTGTCAATACCTTTTGCGGTGTTACAAATTCTGCAGCTTAA
- the LOC137715437 gene encoding uncharacterized protein, which produces MALVRPASGNQPPKLRWGELEEDDGEDLDFLLPPMQEIGPDENGIKTVIEYKFNEDGNKVKMTTTTRIRKLANARLSKRAVERRSWPKFGDAVHEDVGARLTMVSTEEIVLERPRAPGSKAEEPKAGGDALSQLTKGGAALKLCRTCGKKGDHWTSHCPYKDLAQQPEVFSDKPPTSEAGPGAPSTGKYVPPVQRGGGDRVGSDMRRRNDENSVRVTNLSEDTREPDLLELFRPFGAVSRVYVALDKNTSVSRGFGFVNFVNREDAQRAINKLNGYGYDNLILRVEWATPRAN; this is translated from the exons ATGGCTCTAGTGAGACCCGCATCCGGTAACCAACCCCCTAAGCTCCGATGGGGAGAGCTCGAGGAGGACGACGGCGAAGACCTCGACTTTCTACTGCCGCCGATGCAGGAGATTGGGCCCGACGAGAACGGGATCAAGACGGTGATCGAATACAAGTTCAACGAGGACGGAAATAAGGTCAAGATGACGACCACGACGCGGATTCGGAAACTCGCCAACGCCCGGCTGAGTAAGCGCGCCGTGGAGCGCCGCTCCTGGCCCAAGTTCGGCGACGCCGTGCACGAGGACGTCGGTGCTAGGCTCACCATGGTCTCCACTGAAGAGATCGTCCTCGAGCGCCCCAGGGCTCCTG GTAGCAAAGCAGAAGAACCAAAGGCTGGAGGAGACGCTCTGTCTCAACTCACAAAAGGAGGGGCTGCTCTCAAACTTTGTAGGACTTGTGGTAAGAAGGGTGATCACTGGACTTCACATTGCCCGTATAAGGATCTGGCCCAACAGCCTGAAGTATTTAGTGATAAACCTCCTACATCAGAAGCAGGACCTGGAGCTCCTAGCACAGGTAAGTATGTTCCTCCAGTCCAAAGAGGTGGTGGAGACAGAGTTGGAAGTGATATGAGACGAAGGAATGATGAGAACTCTGTTCGTGTCACCAACCTTTCAGAGGACACTCGTGAGCCTGACTTGCTTGAACTTTTCCGGCCTTTTGGTGCTGTTAGTCGTGTTTACGTTGCTCTTGATAAGAATACTTCCGTTAGCAGAGGATTTGGTTTTGTCAACTTTGTGAACAGGGAAGATGCCCAGAGAGCAATCAACAAACTGAATGGGTATGGTTATGACAATCTCATCCTCAGGGTTGAATGGGCCACGCCGAGGGCAAATTAG
- the LOC137714257 gene encoding uncharacterized protein codes for MQRKNSIKYAAEEDTAALRAELNMLQQQAMSGSLGAMNSISNSPDQIQMLEKESASLKSALQEDKEKLEQQLHDMAVVIEKLESSRQKLLIEIDSQSSGKGFSRKILISRILISKQINSRKNRGEQRHYPMKYCSYKPVLRNIESSLIKMKQDGPVTVR; via the exons ATGCAGAGGAAGAATAGTATCAAGTATGCA GCTGAGGAAGACACAGCCGCTTTGAGAGCAGAACTGAATATGTTACAGCAACAAGCAATGAGTGGTTCACTTGGTGCAATGAACTCAATTTCTAATTCACCAGATCAGATACAAATGTTAGAAAAGGAGTCAGCTAGCTTAAAATCTGCGTTGCAG GAAGACAAGGAGAAACTTGAGCAGCAGTTGCATGACATGGCGGTAGTGATTGAGAAATTGGAAAGCAGTAGACAAAAACTTTTGATAGAG ATTGATTCCCAATCTTCAGGGAAAGGCTTTTCGAGGAAAATTCTGATCTCTCGAATTCTTATCAGCAAGCA GATCAACTCGCGAAAGAACAGAGGAGAGCAGAGGCATTATCCGATGAAGTATTGCAG CTATAAACCAGTGTTGCGAAACATTGAGAGCAGTCTCATCAAGATGAAACAAGACGGCCCCGTGACGGTGCGGTGA